A region of Thermococcus piezophilus DNA encodes the following proteins:
- the gdhA gene encoding glutamate dehydrogenase, with translation MVEVDPFEIAVRQLERAAQYMDISEEALEFLKRPQRVLEVSIPVEMDDGSVKVFTGFRVQYNWARGPTKGGIRWHPEETLGTVKALAAWMTWKTAVMDLPYGGGKGGIICNPKELSDREKERLARGYIRAIYDIISPYTDVPAPDVYTNPQIMAWMMDEYEAISRRKVPSFGIITGKPPGVGGIVARMDATARGAAFTVREAAKALGWDTLKGKTIAIQGYGNAGYYMAKIMSEEYGMKVVAVSDSKGGIYNPDGLNADEVLKWKREHGSVKDFPGTTNITNEELLELEVDVLAPSAIEEVITKKNADNIKAKIIAELANGPTTPEADEILYEKGILIIPDFLCNAGGVTVSYFEWIQNITGDYWTVEETRAKLDKKMTKAFWDVYNTHKEKNINMRDAAYVVAVQRVYDAMKWRGWVKK, from the coding sequence ATGGTCGAAGTCGACCCGTTTGAGATTGCCGTTAGGCAGCTCGAGAGGGCTGCCCAGTACATGGACATAAGCGAAGAGGCTCTCGAGTTCCTTAAGAGGCCTCAGAGGGTCCTTGAGGTTAGCATCCCTGTTGAGATGGATGACGGTTCTGTTAAGGTCTTCACCGGTTTTAGGGTTCAGTACAACTGGGCTCGTGGTCCAACTAAGGGTGGTATCAGGTGGCACCCTGAGGAGACCCTTGGCACCGTTAAGGCCCTCGCTGCCTGGATGACCTGGAAGACCGCCGTTATGGACCTCCCCTACGGTGGAGGTAAGGGTGGTATCATCTGCAACCCGAAGGAGCTCTCCGACAGGGAGAAGGAGAGGCTTGCTCGTGGTTACATAAGGGCTATCTACGACATCATCAGCCCGTACACTGATGTTCCCGCTCCCGACGTTTACACCAACCCGCAGATCATGGCCTGGATGATGGACGAGTACGAGGCCATCAGCAGGAGGAAGGTTCCGAGCTTCGGAATCATCACCGGCAAGCCGCCCGGAGTTGGAGGTATTGTCGCCAGGATGGACGCCACCGCCAGGGGCGCTGCCTTCACCGTCCGCGAGGCTGCGAAGGCCCTCGGATGGGACACCCTCAAGGGCAAGACCATAGCCATCCAGGGCTACGGTAACGCCGGCTACTACATGGCCAAGATAATGAGCGAGGAGTACGGTATGAAGGTCGTTGCAGTCAGCGATAGCAAGGGTGGCATTTACAATCCGGACGGCCTCAACGCCGATGAGGTCCTCAAGTGGAAGAGGGAGCACGGCTCAGTTAAGGACTTCCCAGGCACGACCAACATCACCAACGAGGAGCTCCTCGAGCTCGAGGTCGACGTCCTCGCCCCGAGCGCCATTGAGGAGGTCATCACCAAGAAGAACGCCGACAACATCAAAGCTAAGATTATCGCCGAGCTCGCCAACGGTCCGACCACCCCTGAGGCCGACGAGATCCTCTACGAGAAGGGCATCCTCATCATACCAGACTTCCTCTGTAACGCTGGTGGTGTTACCGTCAGCTACTTTGAGTGGATTCAGAACATAACCGGCGACTACTGGACCGTCGAGGAGACCAGGGCCAAGCTCGACAAGAAGATGACCAAGGCCTTCTGGGACGTCTACAACACCCACAAGGAGAAGAATATCAACATGCGTGACGCTGCCTACGTCGTCGCTGTCCAGAGGGTCTACGACGCCATGAAGTGGCGCGGATGGGTTAAGAAGTGA
- the rqcH gene encoding ribosome rescue protein RqcH, which produces MKEEMSSVDIRYILRELQRLVGSRVDKIYHDGNEIRIKLRTKEGRQDLILEAGKRFHVTTYIKEAPKMPSSFTMLLRKHLSGGFIDAIEQHDFDRIVKIKVGDYTLIGELFRRGNIILVDSENRIIAALRYEEFKDRAIKPKAEYKFPPARENPLDVEWERFKELILEEDAEVVRALARKLNMGGLYAEEILLRAGMDKKKKASELSEEELKLIFNTMKALFNKEPKPNIVFKDSAMIDVLPIELKWYEGYEREYFSTFSEALDEYFGKITVEKARLEQTKKLEGKKRQLLMTLKKQEEMLKGFEEQARANQELGDLIYANFTLIENLLSEFRKAVEKLGWEEFKRRIEEGKKAGNKVALMVKSIDPKEKAVTIELDGKKIRLYLTKSIGENAELYYEKAKKAKHKLEGALKAYEDTKRKLKEVEKLIEEEMKKELSVKKLERRKKKWFEKFRWFVSSEGFLVLAGKDASTNENLIKKHMNENDLYCHADVYGAPHVVIKDGQNAGEKTLFEACQFAVSMSKAWSQGLYSADAYWAYPSQVTKQAPSGEYMGKGAFMVYGKRNWFHGLPLKLAVGVINYEGEDFVVCAPVDATRTYTDRYIVIRPGSLKKSELVKRIKRILGKWGYKVREEDIMAVLPPGNGDIVEVVGA; this is translated from the coding sequence ATGAAGGAGGAGATGAGCAGCGTTGACATACGCTACATCCTGAGGGAACTGCAGAGGTTGGTGGGCTCTCGCGTTGACAAGATATATCACGATGGAAATGAGATAAGGATAAAGCTCCGCACGAAGGAGGGAAGGCAGGACCTGATTTTGGAGGCGGGCAAGCGCTTCCACGTCACGACCTACATCAAAGAAGCACCAAAGATGCCATCAAGCTTCACCATGCTTTTGAGAAAGCACCTCAGCGGCGGCTTCATAGACGCTATAGAGCAGCACGACTTCGACAGAATAGTCAAAATTAAGGTGGGCGACTACACTCTCATTGGCGAGCTCTTCAGGAGGGGAAACATAATACTGGTTGACTCTGAGAACAGAATCATCGCTGCACTCCGCTACGAGGAGTTCAAAGACAGGGCGATAAAGCCGAAGGCAGAATACAAGTTCCCGCCCGCCCGCGAAAACCCGCTCGATGTTGAATGGGAGCGCTTTAAGGAGTTAATCCTAGAGGAAGATGCCGAGGTAGTCCGGGCGCTGGCTAGAAAGCTCAACATGGGCGGCCTATACGCGGAGGAAATTCTTCTTCGGGCGGGAATGGACAAGAAGAAAAAAGCGAGCGAGCTGAGCGAGGAGGAGCTCAAGCTAATCTTCAACACTATGAAGGCTCTTTTCAACAAGGAGCCAAAGCCAAACATCGTCTTCAAGGACAGTGCCATGATAGATGTCCTGCCAATAGAGCTGAAGTGGTATGAGGGGTATGAAAGGGAATACTTCAGCACCTTCAGCGAGGCACTTGACGAATACTTCGGGAAGATAACGGTCGAGAAAGCCAGGCTCGAGCAGACAAAAAAACTTGAGGGGAAGAAAAGGCAGCTCTTAATGACCCTCAAAAAGCAGGAGGAAATGCTGAAGGGCTTTGAAGAACAGGCGAGGGCAAACCAAGAACTCGGGGATCTGATATACGCCAACTTCACGCTCATTGAGAATCTCCTATCGGAGTTCAGGAAGGCCGTTGAAAAGCTCGGCTGGGAGGAGTTCAAACGACGAATAGAGGAGGGGAAGAAGGCAGGCAACAAAGTGGCCCTAATGGTCAAGTCCATCGACCCGAAGGAGAAGGCGGTAACGATAGAGCTTGATGGGAAGAAGATTCGTCTCTACCTCACCAAGAGCATAGGTGAAAACGCGGAGCTCTACTACGAGAAGGCCAAGAAGGCCAAGCACAAGCTCGAGGGAGCGCTTAAGGCCTACGAGGACACAAAGAGGAAGCTGAAAGAGGTAGAAAAGCTCATCGAGGAGGAAATGAAGAAGGAGCTCTCCGTGAAGAAACTCGAGCGCAGGAAGAAGAAGTGGTTCGAGAAGTTCCGCTGGTTTGTGTCGAGTGAGGGCTTTTTGGTCCTGGCTGGAAAAGACGCCAGCACGAACGAGAACCTCATAAAGAAGCACATGAATGAAAACGACCTCTACTGCCACGCCGACGTTTACGGAGCTCCTCACGTCGTCATCAAGGATGGCCAGAATGCCGGGGAGAAGACGCTCTTTGAGGCCTGCCAGTTTGCAGTGAGCATGTCAAAGGCCTGGAGCCAGGGACTCTACAGCGCCGATGCATACTGGGCGTATCCAAGCCAGGTGACAAAGCAGGCCCCAAGCGGTGAGTACATGGGCAAGGGAGCCTTCATGGTCTACGGCAAGAGGAACTGGTTCCACGGGCTTCCGCTCAAGCTTGCCGTTGGGGTAATAAACTATGAAGGCGAGGACTTCGTGGTCTGCGCGCCGGTTGATGCAACAAGAACCTACACCGATAGGTACATCGTCATAAGGCCCGGTTCGTTGAAGAAGAGCGAACTGGTGAAGAGAATCAAACGCATCCTCGGGAAGTGGGGCTATAAGGTGAGAGAAGAAGACATCATGGCAGTCCTGCCGCCGGGGAACGGTGACATAGTAGAGGTGGTCGGCGCTTAG
- the psmB gene encoding archaeal proteasome endopeptidase complex subunit beta, producing the protein MDEKLKGTTTVGIVCKDGVVLAADKRASLGNMILSKDVTKVFQIDDHLALAGAGNVGDILALVRLLQAETRLYMAKVGREMSVKALATLTANILHGNRFMPYFGWFLIAGYNEEPALYSVDMAGGVTGDKFTAAGSGMELAFAVLENEYKDDMTVKEGVKLALKAINIATRRDVFTGDGITLITLTKEGYRELSKEEIKTLLK; encoded by the coding sequence TTGGATGAAAAGCTAAAAGGAACGACTACAGTCGGCATTGTATGTAAGGACGGCGTGGTGCTGGCAGCGGACAAGAGAGCGTCCCTCGGCAACATGATACTGTCCAAGGACGTCACCAAGGTATTCCAGATAGACGATCATCTTGCCCTAGCGGGTGCAGGGAACGTTGGGGATATTCTGGCTCTGGTTAGGCTTCTCCAAGCTGAGACCAGGCTTTACATGGCCAAGGTTGGAAGGGAGATGAGCGTTAAGGCACTCGCTACCCTCACTGCGAACATCCTCCACGGGAACAGATTCATGCCGTACTTTGGATGGTTCTTAATAGCCGGCTACAATGAGGAGCCCGCGCTGTATTCTGTAGATATGGCGGGTGGTGTTACCGGGGACAAGTTCACCGCGGCTGGCTCCGGAATGGAGCTCGCCTTTGCAGTTCTCGAGAACGAGTACAAGGATGATATGACTGTTAAAGAGGGCGTTAAGCTCGCCCTCAAGGCGATAAATATCGCCACCAGGCGCGACGTTTTCACGGGTGATGGGATAACCCTCATAACCCTAACAAAGGAGGGCTACAGAGAGCTGAGCAAAGAGGAAATAAAGACTCTTCTGAAGTGA
- a CDS encoding amino acid permease: MRLLGFLSSIVVVLSFILPWFRIPVNGGVEEITFLAILEETLGSSNGLEGAFWWLNPESVGTIFLFIVFFTGISMILAGILFGLLGGRTGPGIGVVGVFIITLVAWHVYGEGFFEVLGEGYIIALLSFVVGFIWGGGKAL; this comes from the coding sequence ATGAGATTGCTTGGTTTTCTGTCTTCCATTGTTGTGGTCCTGTCCTTCATTCTCCCCTGGTTCAGGATACCCGTCAACGGTGGCGTGGAGGAAATCACCTTTCTTGCCATACTCGAGGAAACCCTGGGCAGCTCAAACGGTCTTGAGGGGGCCTTTTGGTGGCTCAACCCGGAAAGTGTCGGCACGATATTCCTCTTCATCGTCTTCTTCACGGGGATATCCATGATACTCGCCGGGATTCTCTTTGGTCTTCTCGGCGGCCGTACTGGGCCTGGGATTGGGGTCGTCGGAGTGTTCATCATTACTCTCGTGGCGTGGCATGTGTATGGCGAGGGATTCTTTGAGGTACTCGGTGAAGGCTACATAATAGCACTGCTAAGCTTCGTCGTCGGCTTTATTTGGGGAGGGGGAAAGGCGCTCTAA
- a CDS encoding alpha-glucosidase, with protein sequence MKSQEILRDVAQTIEDTEKKVNSLTKLSDKNKQKTLKLLEEARRNFMELSENVVIDNQELANFFLKRAVKLKNNTNDRFIEKMGKKEYMKSVSMINRYSKAAPYDFAGKVKDLQRAYRAFLFGMIPFYVVSGIFGPVYAVTALILIIPTLLAMFSLRKRGSLGLMLSFAVMPIPMVMGAFSIRYGIYALTNEGELTRIAEALGQSLAVAQGIAILITLLGAASLILLGYASYMLYKHRHAFL encoded by the coding sequence ATGAAGAGTCAGGAGATTCTGCGAGATGTAGCACAGACAATTGAAGATACTGAGAAAAAAGTTAACTCCCTCACCAAGCTCTCAGATAAAAATAAACAAAAGACCCTAAAGCTCCTCGAGGAGGCGAGGAGGAACTTCATGGAACTGTCGGAGAACGTTGTCATCGACAACCAGGAGCTGGCCAACTTCTTCCTCAAGAGGGCGGTCAAGCTGAAGAACAACACCAATGACAGGTTCATCGAAAAGATGGGCAAGAAGGAGTACATGAAGTCGGTGAGCATGATAAACAGGTACTCAAAGGCTGCTCCCTACGACTTTGCCGGAAAAGTGAAAGATCTCCAAAGGGCATACAGGGCATTCCTGTTCGGAATGATACCGTTCTACGTCGTTTCAGGCATCTTTGGCCCAGTATACGCGGTAACGGCCCTTATCCTGATAATCCCAACCCTGTTAGCCATGTTCAGCCTGAGGAAAAGGGGAAGCCTCGGTCTCATGCTCTCCTTCGCCGTCATGCCGATTCCGATGGTCATGGGGGCGTTCTCAATACGCTATGGCATATACGCCCTAACCAACGAGGGGGAGCTTACGAGGATAGCGGAGGCTCTCGGGCAGAGCTTGGCTGTCGCACAGGGAATAGCTATACTGATAACCCTCCTAGGAGCGGCAAGCCTAATCCTGCTCGGCTATGCGAGCTACATGCTTTACAAGCACAGGCACGCGTTCCTTTAA
- a CDS encoding P-II family nitrogen regulator produces MKKVEAIIRNEDLDRVKSALKQLGIIPLTVYPVQGRGVQGGVPPYDLLPKVKIEIVAKDEDLEKIIDTIIRNARRGIPGDGKIFVLPVHDAIRVRTGERGNEALY; encoded by the coding sequence ATGAAGAAAGTTGAGGCAATTATCAGAAACGAAGACCTTGATAGGGTTAAGAGCGCCCTCAAGCAGCTTGGTATAATTCCTCTGACGGTCTATCCCGTCCAGGGGCGTGGCGTTCAGGGTGGAGTTCCTCCCTACGACTTGCTACCGAAAGTGAAGATTGAGATTGTCGCCAAAGACGAAGACCTTGAGAAAATTATAGACACCATCATTAGAAACGCAAGGCGCGGAATTCCTGGGGATGGAAAGATATTCGTTCTTCCTGTTCACGATGCCATCAGAGTAAGAACTGGAGAGAGGGGCAACGAGGCCCTCTATTAA
- the nikR gene encoding nickel-responsive transcriptional regulator NikR, translated as MKITRFGVSVPDELLEKFDRIIEEKGYVNRSEAIRDLMRDFIVRHEWEEGNKEVAGTITIVYNHDEADVVKELLDLQHDYVDEIISSLHVHMDEHNCLEVVVVKGKASRIKEIAERLISLKGVKHGKLVMTTTGKELV; from the coding sequence ATGAAGATAACGCGCTTTGGTGTATCCGTTCCCGATGAGCTGCTTGAGAAGTTCGACCGCATCATTGAGGAGAAGGGCTACGTCAACAGGAGTGAGGCAATCAGGGATTTGATGAGGGACTTTATCGTCAGACACGAGTGGGAGGAGGGAAACAAAGAGGTGGCCGGAACGATAACCATTGTCTACAATCACGACGAGGCTGACGTCGTTAAGGAACTCCTTGATTTACAGCATGACTATGTCGATGAGATTATCTCAAGCCTTCACGTTCATATGGATGAGCACAACTGCCTCGAGGTCGTCGTCGTTAAGGGCAAGGCGAGCAGGATAAAGGAGATAGCAGAGAGGCTGATAAGCCTGAAGGGCGTCAAGCACGGAAAGCTCGTGATGACGACAACGGGGAAAGAGCTTGTATGA
- a CDS encoding DUF389 domain-containing protein: protein MVKGRDALNAIYSIFKGVIFLSAAIVTLFLKPAGVMPSQPTHGMAIRGDSGLVYILLAVILGYARVVAIVGKVPEILAGVSIAAALVPPKTVIGISLVMGWWDVFGGSLILILENVLGLLIGSLLGLYILNVSPRSYYERRAARLYTKRTMFVLALIVLLELMFPG, encoded by the coding sequence ATGGTCAAGGGGAGAGACGCCCTCAACGCCATCTATTCCATCTTCAAAGGAGTTATCTTCCTCTCCGCCGCCATCGTGACGCTCTTCCTCAAACCGGCTGGAGTTATGCCTTCTCAGCCGACCCACGGGATGGCGATCCGCGGAGATTCTGGCCTCGTTTACATCCTGCTGGCTGTTATACTCGGCTACGCGAGGGTCGTGGCTATAGTCGGCAAGGTACCGGAGATACTGGCTGGCGTTTCCATTGCTGCTGCCCTCGTTCCCCCAAAGACGGTCATTGGAATATCCCTTGTCATGGGCTGGTGGGATGTTTTCGGCGGCTCGCTGATCCTAATCCTCGAGAATGTTCTTGGCCTGCTCATCGGCTCGCTCCTCGGTCTTTACATCCTCAACGTCTCGCCGAGGAGCTATTACGAGAGGAGAGCGGCGAGACTCTACACGAAGAGAACCATGTTCGTCCTAGCGCTGATAGTTCTCCTTGAACTCATGTTTCCAGGCTAA
- a CDS encoding beta-CASP ribonuclease aCPSF1, with the protein MIRRETFVDDILRDIKAVISQMVPKEARITDVEFEGPELVIYVKNPEAIMQDGELIKNLAKVLKKRISVRPDPDVLLPPERAEEMIKALVLPEAEITNISFDPSVGEVLIEAKKPGLVIGKNGETLRLITQKVHWAPRVIRTPPIQSQTIYSIRQILQTESKDRRKFLRQVGRNIYRKPELKSEWIRITGLGGFREVGRSALLVQTNESYVLVDFGINIAALRDPKKAFPHFDAPEFRYVLDAGLLDAIIITHAHLDHSGLLPYLFRFNLFDGPIYTTPPTRDLMVLLQKDFIEIQQMSGMEPLYRPKDIKEVIKHTITLDYGEVRDIAPDMRLTLHNAGHILGSSIVHLHIGNGLHNIAITGDFKFIPTRLFEPAVSRFPRLETLVMESTYGGSNDYQMPREEAEKRLIEIIHQTIGRKGKVLIPSMAVGRAQEIMMVLEEYARVGGIDVPIYLDGMIWEATAIHTAYPEYLSKHLREQIFHEGYNPFLNPIFKSVANTRERQDIIDSDEPAIIIATSGMLVGGPSVEYFKQLAPDPRNSMIFVSYQADGTLGRQVQRGLREIPLVGEDGRTEVVQVNMEVYTIDGFSGHADRRELMSYIARLRPRPERVITVHGEAHKCLDLSTSIHKKFGLSTRAPNNLDAIRLK; encoded by the coding sequence TTGATAAGGAGAGAGACCTTCGTTGATGACATTCTACGCGATATAAAAGCAGTAATTTCCCAGATGGTTCCTAAGGAGGCAAGGATTACGGACGTTGAGTTCGAGGGACCGGAGTTGGTTATTTACGTCAAGAATCCCGAGGCCATAATGCAGGACGGTGAGCTGATAAAGAACCTCGCCAAGGTGCTCAAGAAGAGGATAAGTGTGAGGCCTGATCCAGACGTTCTCCTCCCACCTGAGCGCGCGGAGGAGATGATAAAAGCTCTCGTCCTGCCTGAGGCCGAGATAACCAACATAAGCTTTGATCCATCCGTCGGTGAGGTTCTAATAGAGGCCAAAAAGCCGGGTCTCGTCATTGGAAAGAACGGCGAGACGCTTCGTTTAATCACTCAGAAGGTTCACTGGGCGCCGCGCGTTATACGGACACCGCCCATACAGTCCCAGACGATTTACTCAATCCGGCAGATCCTTCAGACTGAGAGCAAGGACAGGAGGAAGTTCCTCAGGCAGGTGGGCAGGAACATCTACCGCAAGCCCGAGCTCAAGAGTGAGTGGATTAGAATCACGGGCCTTGGAGGCTTTCGTGAGGTTGGCAGGAGTGCGCTGCTCGTTCAGACCAACGAGAGCTACGTGCTGGTCGATTTTGGTATCAATATAGCCGCCCTCCGTGACCCAAAGAAGGCCTTCCCACACTTCGACGCGCCCGAGTTCCGCTACGTCCTGGATGCGGGCCTTCTTGATGCCATAATCATAACCCACGCCCATCTCGACCACAGCGGTTTGCTGCCCTACCTCTTCAGGTTCAACCTTTTCGACGGGCCGATATACACGACCCCGCCGACGAGGGACCTGATGGTGCTCCTCCAGAAGGACTTCATCGAAATCCAGCAGATGAGCGGTATGGAGCCTCTCTACAGGCCGAAGGATATCAAAGAGGTCATCAAGCACACCATAACCCTTGACTACGGTGAGGTCCGTGACATTGCCCCGGACATGAGGCTTACGCTCCACAACGCCGGCCACATTCTTGGTTCGTCCATAGTTCACCTCCACATAGGCAACGGACTGCACAACATAGCCATAACAGGCGACTTCAAGTTCATCCCCACGAGGCTCTTCGAGCCAGCCGTGAGCAGGTTCCCCCGCCTGGAGACCCTAGTGATGGAATCGACTTACGGTGGAAGCAACGACTACCAGATGCCGCGTGAGGAAGCCGAGAAGCGCTTGATAGAAATCATACACCAGACCATCGGGAGGAAAGGCAAGGTCTTGATTCCGTCGATGGCCGTCGGTAGAGCCCAGGAGATAATGATGGTGCTCGAGGAGTATGCGCGCGTCGGCGGCATAGACGTGCCCATTTACCTCGATGGGATGATATGGGAGGCAACCGCAATACACACGGCCTATCCGGAGTACCTCAGCAAGCACCTCCGCGAGCAGATATTCCACGAGGGCTACAACCCGTTCCTCAACCCGATATTCAAGAGCGTCGCCAACACCAGGGAGAGGCAGGACATCATAGACAGCGACGAGCCGGCGATAATTATAGCGACATCGGGCATGCTCGTTGGTGGGCCGAGCGTTGAGTACTTCAAGCAGCTCGCTCCCGATCCGAGGAACAGCATGATATTCGTCAGCTACCAGGCAGATGGAACGCTCGGAAGGCAGGTGCAGCGCGGCCTGCGTGAGATCCCACTGGTCGGTGAGGATGGCAGGACAGAGGTCGTTCAGGTCAACATGGAGGTTTACACCATCGATGGCTTCTCCGGTCATGCAGACAGAAGGGAGCTCATGAGCTACATTGCCCGCCTCAGGCCAAGGCCAGAGAGGGTCATCACCGTCCACGGAGAGGCACACAAGTGTCTCGACCTTTCAACGAGCATCCACAAGAAGTTCGGTCTCAGCACAAGGGCTCCGAACAACCTCGACGCGATCAGGTTGAAGTGA
- a CDS encoding sodium-dependent transporter, with product MEKRDQWATKIGLILAMAGNAIGLGNFWRFPYQLASNGGGAFMIPYFIALVFLGIPVMWIEWTTGRYGGKYGHGTIGPMFYLMARESLKPRTALVFGIIGGMLAFSVASLLSSYYYQIIGWSAAYTYYSLTGAYFGKDTVQFFHSYVANTKAVLFFWGLTMLFLGIAVGQGVSKGIERWVKVMMPVLYVFAILLVIRALTLGSPVKPEWSAIAGLEYIWKPDFTVLRENFFKISLAAAGQIFFTLSLGMGIIHNYASYLGPEDDVALSGLATVSLNEFAEVILGGSLAIPIAFAYLGPEKAVKSGVGLAYKALPNVFANMPAGQIFGAMWFLLLWFAGFTSAIATYNYLVAMLEEDIHIERKVGTWLVFIFLSLLGLPVALDSTLAYLSELDMWVGSYFLVLLGLFDIIVAVWLFKPGNFWKELHKGAYINVPEWYKPIMTIIAPLFMLFLLVGNTWDYIRNGAFSVSEYYVTQILEYDYTPEIISLITRARIVILIILVIGAIEAYLAIKKKYGEELAKNEVIIKI from the coding sequence TTGGAGAAGAGGGATCAATGGGCAACAAAGATTGGTTTGATTTTAGCCATGGCTGGAAATGCCATCGGTCTCGGAAACTTCTGGAGGTTTCCATACCAGCTAGCTAGCAACGGTGGCGGCGCTTTCATGATACCTTACTTCATAGCGCTGGTGTTCCTTGGAATTCCGGTAATGTGGATTGAATGGACCACTGGTCGCTACGGTGGTAAGTACGGACACGGTACAATCGGGCCAATGTTCTACCTCATGGCCAGGGAGAGCCTCAAGCCAAGAACGGCTTTAGTCTTCGGTATAATCGGTGGAATGCTGGCCTTCTCTGTCGCTTCCCTGCTTAGCTCATACTACTACCAGATCATAGGATGGTCAGCAGCTTATACCTACTACAGCCTCACTGGTGCTTACTTCGGAAAGGACACAGTTCAGTTCTTCCACAGCTATGTAGCAAATACCAAGGCAGTGCTGTTCTTCTGGGGACTGACGATGCTCTTCCTTGGAATAGCCGTTGGACAGGGCGTCAGTAAAGGTATCGAACGCTGGGTCAAGGTTATGATGCCCGTTCTATATGTATTCGCTATACTCCTGGTTATCAGAGCCCTTACTCTCGGTTCACCGGTTAAGCCAGAGTGGAGCGCCATAGCAGGTCTTGAGTACATCTGGAAGCCAGACTTCACAGTACTCAGGGAGAACTTCTTCAAGATAAGCCTAGCAGCGGCGGGACAGATATTTTTCACCCTATCCCTCGGTATGGGTATCATCCACAACTACGCTTCCTACCTCGGCCCTGAGGACGACGTTGCCCTCTCAGGTCTAGCCACGGTTTCGCTCAACGAGTTCGCAGAGGTCATCCTCGGTGGTTCGCTTGCCATACCGATAGCCTTCGCCTATCTCGGTCCGGAGAAGGCAGTCAAGAGCGGTGTCGGTCTCGCATACAAGGCTCTTCCGAACGTCTTCGCTAACATGCCAGCAGGTCAAATATTCGGTGCAATGTGGTTCCTCCTGCTCTGGTTCGCAGGATTCACTTCAGCTATAGCCACCTACAACTACCTCGTCGCCATGCTCGAGGAGGACATTCACATCGAGAGGAAGGTCGGCACCTGGCTAGTGTTCATATTCCTGTCCCTGCTTGGACTGCCGGTTGCCCTTGACAGCACCCTAGCGTACCTCAGCGAGCTCGACATGTGGGTTGGTTCCTACTTCCTCGTGCTGCTCGGTCTCTTCGACATCATAGTTGCAGTGTGGCTCTTCAAGCCCGGTAACTTCTGGAAGGAGCTCCACAAGGGTGCTTACATTAACGTTCCAGAGTGGTACAAGCCGATAATGACCATAATAGCGCCGCTGTTTATGCTGTTCCTTCTGGTTGGCAACACCTGGGACTACATAAGGAACGGAGCCTTCTCAGTATCGGAGTACTATGTCACTCAGATACTTGAATACGACTACACTCCAGAGATAATCAGCCTCATCACCAGGGCCAGGATAGTGATCCTCATAATCCTCGTCATCGGCGCCATCGAGGCTTACCTGGCCATCAAGAAGAAGTACGGCGAAGAGCTCGCAAAGAACGAGGTCATCATAAAGATCTGA